GTCATTCCACATATTTCCCGCAAATTGGTTGGCGTGGATTATCGACTCATCATTCCGATGTCCTCCCTGCTCGGAGCCGTCCTGCTCGTGCTCGCCGATCTGGGATCACGCATTGTGAACCCGCCTCAGGAACTGGCAGTAGGCATTATGGTCGCCTTTGTCGGTGTACCCTTCTTCCTCTATCTGGCCCGTAAAGAAAGGAGGGCCCTATAGCGATGAACAACAATACACCCTCACGGGGCAAACGTTCCATAGCGGTCAGCGTTGCGCTGCTCTGCATCGCCTGTGCCGTTATCGTGATCAGCCTCAACTCGGGAACAATTCGCCTGTCACCAATAGCCGTGCTTCACACCCTGCTTGGTTATGGCACGCCGGATGATCAGATTGTATTGTTCGACTATCGACTGCCACGCATTCTGGTTACTGTACTCGCCGGAGCGGGACTCGGTGTGGCTGGTGCGGCACTGCAAGGCATTACACGCAATCCATTGGCCGATCCGGGCATCCTCGGCTTGCATGCAGGAGCGGCTTTTGGATTGATGGTATTCGTAAGCTTCTCCCATTCCATGAATGGCTCAGTTGCCTTGCTGATTCCGTTGTTTGCTTTTGCAGGGAGTGTCGCCGCGGCGTTGATTATTATGCTGCTATCCTATGACCGACATAACGGAGTATCCCCCATTAAGCTTATTCTGGTGGGCATTGCCGTAGCAGCCGGTTTCCATGCCCTGACGCTCTATCTGTCCCTGCGTTTGGATGAAGACACCTATTCCTTCGCCGCCCGCTGGCTGGCAGGCAGCGTCTGGGGCAGAGACTGGGTTCATGTTCAGGCGCTGCTTCCATGGATTGTGCTGTGCATCTCGTACATATGGAGCCGCTCCAAAACGCTGGATGCCTTCAATCTGGGAGATGCTGCCGCGACCAGTATTGGTACACCCGTCAGATCCCAACGTGTTATTTTGCTATTGTGCACGGTAGCATTATCTGCCGTCAGTGTGTCCATGGCTGGCGGGATCGGATTCATTGGTCTGGCGGCGCCGCATCTGGCCCGCAGACTGGTTGGCCCGATGCATCGCCATCTGATCCCAGCCGCCGGACTCATCGGCATGGTGATCCTGGTTGCAGCCGATACAGTCGGGCGAACGATCTTTCAGCCCAATTCCATTCCGGCAGGCGTCGTGGTCGCGGCGATCGGCGCACCTTACTTTTTATACCTGCTGGTACGAACCAAGTAATGGCTTTATCGGAACAATCCGAATGAATAATTTTACCGGTACACCCAACATAAAAACGACATCCATGAGATGTTCAAGGAGATTGAGATTACCCATGTTAAAGAAAAACCTTATGCTCTTCATGAGCATCTGTCTGGTGCTTGTACTCGCAGCCTGCGGGAACGCCAATAATTCATCCTCTGCGTCGGAAGGTTCTACGAAGGACACTTCGAACGCTGCACAGGACACCCATTCCGCTTCTGGAGAACAACGCATCGCATCCATGTCGATCCATCTGACCAATGACCTGCTGTCTCTCGGCATTACCCCGGTTGGTTCGGTGATCGGCGGGGAAGCCAAAGCCTTCCTGTCCCATGTTGCTGACCGTCTTCAAAATACAACGCCGCTTGGTCCCGTTAAGGACCCGGACATGGAAGCCTTACTTGCCCTGAAACCGGATGTCATCTATCTCGACGAAGAATTCTCCGGTGATGATATTGCCAAATTCGAGAAAATTGCCCCTGTACACGTCTTCAATCTGGATGATGGCACTTGGCGCGACCACCTGAAGGACATTGGTAAACTGGTCAACCGCGAGAAAGAAGCCGAACAATACATTCAGGATTATGCAACTGAAACGGAAGAAGTGAAATCCCTGATCCACGATACAATCGGTGACGGCACTGTAATGGCGATCCGTGTTACTGCCAAAGAACTGCGTGTATTCAGTACACGCCGTCCAATGGGCCCGATTTTGTACGAAGATCTGGGGTTAACTCCAGCTAAAGGCATTAAGGATTTCGACTCGTCCAAACCGTATCAAGTTATTTCCCGTGAAGTGCTGCCGGACTTTGATGCCGATGCGATCTTCGTAGTTGTGAACTCGGATGATGAAGCTCAGAGCATGTTCAAAGAACTGCAAAACAATCCGATCTGGCAAGGACTGAAGGCTGTCAAAGCAGGTCATGTCTACCCGATCGGTGCTCAACCTTGGCTGGACTATTCTTCAATCGGCAATAAAATGGCCATGGATGAAGCCAAAGAAATGTTTTCTAAGAAATAAAATGTTCCTTATGCACAACATATAAAAAAACACCAAAAAACCTCTCTTTGTAGATCGAAACAGAGTCAGCGAACATGCTCTCTTCATCCACTCAAAGCAGAGGTTTTTTTATTATCCAAATCGGTATCCCTGTAGATAAAAGTCCGTCGGCATGGCCTAATCACAAGGTACAAACGACGATCTCAACATCCGTTTCGGCAAAAGCATTCTGAATAATGCCCTTCACCTTATCCCACTTCAACCTGTCCAGCCCGCAGCCGATTTGCGGCATCGCCAGTTTGTTGAGCCTCTCTCTAACGCATATGTCACGCATGGATTCCACGGCACGAGTAAACGACTGATAGGTCGGTTTGTTCGAAAACTTGGCCTTGGTGACCAAATTCAGCGTCCGTCCTACCGGATAACATTGTCCGATCTCAAGCGGCTCCTGCTGCGCCTGCTCCTGGAGAACCTCCAATCCAAATCGCTGCCGAAACTGCACAGCAATGCCTGCACCCATCCGGGCATCTGCGGAAATGCAGTGTGCTAGCGTGTAGGTATCATCCATGGCAAACAAATCCTGCTGTATTTCGCGAAACTCCATATTGTCTTCTTCCCCCTTACAACTTTTACTTTTTCAATTTCTCCAACTCAGTCTCCCGCCAAACGATCCTCAAACGCCTTGAGCGTTTTCTGTCCTGCTGACCGGTCCAATACAGCAAATACGATTCGTTCAAAGGAATGCCTAAATTTCTCCTCTACCAATACATCATGGAAATACTTCGCTACGTCCGCCGGATCATTCCTGAATACCCCGCAGCCATATGCACCTAGTACAATGGTTTGATGTCCATGCAGCGCGGCCACGTCCAGAATATAGCGAATACGCCCTTTCATGACGGACTCAATCTGCTGCTCATCGGCATCCTCCCGATCTCTCACCACTCCTGCATTTACAGCAGGCGCTGTGATGAATGACGTCAGATAATATTTGCCCAGCAGCCGATCCTCGTCATCGCGAATCACCGGGACAGCAGGCGAATAGATCATGTAATCCGAGTACATACAAGATCGCTGCTTGCGATTGTAATCATACATTTCGCTCATTTGGGCGATACATGGGTACAGGCCTGTAGCACGAGCCAAGCTTTCCTCCTGTGCCTGGCTGCCTCCCAGGAAGCCGCCGCCGGGGTTTTTCGCTGATGCAAAGTTCAGGCAAACGACATCTTCCCTTCCTTCATCCACAGAAAGACGTGAAGCGGCTGCGAGTGTGGTCTCGCCCGTAACCTCGATGCGAACGTCCGAAGCTTCGGTGGCAGGTTGCATCTGAACCATTTCTTTAGCTCTCTTTTCTCGAAGAGCGATAAGCTCCGTTGGACGATATAATATCGAATCCTGGATCGCTCGCTGTAAATCCATACCGATCTGAACTCTGCGATCATACTCGTTCACGTATTCTCCTTCTTCCAGAATAGCCAGCGTCTGATGGGCGATACGGGATCGTTTGGAACGTTGATTTGTGCTATGGAAGTCTGTTGTTTTACTGCGATTGTTGTTCTGTATATTGTTCTTATAAAGTTGATCGTTCATCTTCATCACTTCCTATATTTTCTCTAAGACGGGTGAGGATCTCACCCAGCCAGTTGGTTCCCCGCCACGTTTTTCTATTACGGATGCGCGGGTCTTCTTCCGCCAATCCAACACCCCAGATGCGGTCATCCGGGCTTGCTTCCACCAGGGTCGTGCCGCGGGTGGCGAGCAGTGTGGTCAGCAGTTGTTCGTTTTGGGTGAATTTGGCTTCGTTGCCCTCATAGACAATGCGTTTGCACTCCGCTTCCCATACCGTCTGGTCGAACCCTGCGACCTGTCTGCCCAGCTTTTTTTGTACGGAAGCGGAGCTTGCTTTCAGGATCTTGTCTGCAATAATCTGATCGCCGAACAGCAGTGCTTTCTGGTGCATCATATATTGCTCTGCACTCGTGTAATGAACGCCATTCACGGTAAAATCCGCCGGGTGCCACTGTGAGAACGGAGACGCTGTGCGCCAGAAAAATGTAAACTTCTCCATCGATAATCCCTCCTAACTTTATGGGGCCAATCTTTCCGGGTTCAGTCTGTATAAACGAGAGGGGCGATGTCCGGCATTCCCTGTATACTCCCCCGTTTCGATGACCCAATCGGCGATTTTGCGCCGGAAGGCGGCAGCCAGAAGTTTTTTGCCACTGATGGTCTCATATACTTTCTGAAGAGCGGTGAGCGTGAACGTCTCCGGCATCAGATTAAAAGCTATATCGGTATACTCCACCTTCGCCCGCAGACGTTCCAGCGCATAGTAAATGATCTTTGCATGATCAAAAGCAATTCCTTGAACCTCATTCACGGTAATATTGCGGCTGCGCACTCTGCCTTCCAATGTTTCCTTCGTCTCAATGACAGCCGACAATTCCTCTGTTCCATTCGTCAAAATCAACTGCACCCTGCGCTCCGTCACACGTCCACGCTCATGAATATGGCGTTTCTCCTCCAGAAGCCGCTGCTCCATTCGGAACCAGTCTGCTTCGCTGGCATCGTCGCCAGCCTGAAGTTGCAGTTCGCTGCTGTCAACCAGCGCCATGTAGGAGCAGCTGATTACACGCGTACGCGGATCACGATGCACATCTCCCCAGGTATACAGCTGCTCCAGATAAATATCATCCAGTCCGGTTTCGGTGAACAGTTCCCGCCTAGCGGCATCTTCCAACGATTCCTGCATGGAGACAAACCCACCCGGAAGCGCCCACTGCCCCATATAGGGATGACCGCCACGACGGATCAGCAGCAACTGGAGC
Above is a window of Paenibacillus sp. E222 DNA encoding:
- a CDS encoding NUDIX domain-containing protein, with the protein product MTHKGNSDQNPLAHQNHVNISEQQFLETYDAGDYDRPSVTVDMLVFTIRSETQENYRKLAEPELQLLLIRRGGHPYMGQWALPGGFVSMQESLEDAARRELFTETGLDDIYLEQLYTWGDVHRDPRTRVISCSYMALVDSSELQLQAGDDASEADWFRMEQRLLEEKRHIHERGRVTERRVQLILTNGTEELSAVIETKETLEGRVRSRNITVNEVQGIAFDHAKIIYYALERLRAKVEYTDIAFNLMPETFTLTALQKVYETISGKKLLAAAFRRKIADWVIETGEYTGNAGHRPSRLYRLNPERLAP
- a CDS encoding TIGR02452 family protein, with protein sequence MNDQLYKNNIQNNNRSKTTDFHSTNQRSKRSRIAHQTLAILEEGEYVNEYDRRVQIGMDLQRAIQDSILYRPTELIALREKRAKEMVQMQPATEASDVRIEVTGETTLAAASRLSVDEGREDVVCLNFASAKNPGGGFLGGSQAQEESLARATGLYPCIAQMSEMYDYNRKQRSCMYSDYMIYSPAVPVIRDDEDRLLGKYYLTSFITAPAVNAGVVRDREDADEQQIESVMKGRIRYILDVAALHGHQTIVLGAYGCGVFRNDPADVAKYFHDVLVEEKFRHSFERIVFAVLDRSAGQKTLKAFEDRLAGD
- a CDS encoding macro domain-containing protein — encoded protein: MEFREIQQDLFAMDDTYTLAHCISADARMGAGIAVQFRQRFGLEVLQEQAQQEPLEIGQCYPVGRTLNLVTKAKFSNKPTYQSFTRAVESMRDICVRERLNKLAMPQIGCGLDRLKWDKVKGIIQNAFAETDVEIVVCTL
- a CDS encoding iron-hydroxamate ABC transporter substrate-binding protein, translated to MLKKNLMLFMSICLVLVLAACGNANNSSSASEGSTKDTSNAAQDTHSASGEQRIASMSIHLTNDLLSLGITPVGSVIGGEAKAFLSHVADRLQNTTPLGPVKDPDMEALLALKPDVIYLDEEFSGDDIAKFEKIAPVHVFNLDDGTWRDHLKDIGKLVNREKEAEQYIQDYATETEEVKSLIHDTIGDGTVMAIRVTAKELRVFSTRRPMGPILYEDLGLTPAKGIKDFDSSKPYQVISREVLPDFDADAIFVVVNSDDEAQSMFKELQNNPIWQGLKAVKAGHVYPIGAQPWLDYSSIGNKMAMDEAKEMFSKK
- a CDS encoding NADAR family protein; translation: MEKFTFFWRTASPFSQWHPADFTVNGVHYTSAEQYMMHQKALLFGDQIIADKILKASSASVQKKLGRQVAGFDQTVWEAECKRIVYEGNEAKFTQNEQLLTTLLATRGTTLVEASPDDRIWGVGLAEEDPRIRNRKTWRGTNWLGEILTRLRENIGSDEDERSTL
- a CDS encoding iron ABC transporter permease, whose amino-acid sequence is MNNNTPSRGKRSIAVSVALLCIACAVIVISLNSGTIRLSPIAVLHTLLGYGTPDDQIVLFDYRLPRILVTVLAGAGLGVAGAALQGITRNPLADPGILGLHAGAAFGLMVFVSFSHSMNGSVALLIPLFAFAGSVAAALIIMLLSYDRHNGVSPIKLILVGIAVAAGFHALTLYLSLRLDEDTYSFAARWLAGSVWGRDWVHVQALLPWIVLCISYIWSRSKTLDAFNLGDAAATSIGTPVRSQRVILLLCTVALSAVSVSMAGGIGFIGLAAPHLARRLVGPMHRHLIPAAGLIGMVILVAADTVGRTIFQPNSIPAGVVVAAIGAPYFLYLLVRTK